Proteins from a genomic interval of Lolium perenne isolate Kyuss_39 chromosome 1, Kyuss_2.0, whole genome shotgun sequence:
- the LOC127304836 gene encoding protein PHYTOCHROME-DEPENDENT LATE-FLOWERING isoform X1: MGISFKLSKVGVRVQPTARSAAPGLPAAAETEKPSAGEKDGSRPDAKREDAIFERANDANGIKISPACSRAILPEHEVSFTFSLYDRGYLIAKSAVLDPCQPSSQDGKTLHPYDRASEKLFSAIEAGRLPGDILDEIPSKYYNGSVICEIRDYRKHASNQVHASSAELGLPVVNKVQLQMTFENVVRDITLLSDDSWSYRDFMEAEARIVKALQPALCLDPTPKLDRLCQDPVPHKLNLGVGRKRRLRQNPDVVVTSSYTSHGKKVCINRAPENAKTDEAGITGGNVTHQVMSGGSQQLRPTSSQDAARMPMLSQSGIQPNINYSAVVNDRAVGPPVNFTGVNSSISSQNVMSYNDNGLLSVKRELPEAPLQDPKRVKPTISTDDIQQQQQRQQIRSQSATLGGQDMQWKNQQLHQQLDVKGMQYASLNGQRYPSPVVNNMPDSGASFYFNQQGVRYGAKQEQVDGMDRCKDPLQAMPPENNVLDQQQSHAQHLSQQAAARNNQQNMAQWQNHRVSVEKDMKKEELLQRRKLSAASRVSSAPMVQSPVSSKSGEISSSSMGGQFGSAVTSAAIGSHKDKFAANSNAAVGYPSVISSPSDSMHRMQQPSAAPSKRKTNSVPKTQPVVSGVGSPASVSNMHAVLNASSPSVGTASMGDQSILEKFTKIEAISHRHQLLNKKNKVDKLAPRKPMINASREKVATLLSSCFHTEDYKDETRPLCNSMLSGSINSSKTRILNFVMANRAYQGHTKPFRIIFKDKPDGTVGMQYGDPEDFDNQNSHECTLILPTKYCADLLAIQLVTRMEKEGYDKADDQVVLITPPSNLSAPSGMLPDNTSHEVKQEGGISQQLNAAAHANMVPGTTLQQLSANRMLPSASSNQALAMPQGYMHPMSPRNQQMDQNLIQQQQQQPQLQQNAQSQLQQQTSLPVNQMQRPQLLPTSPLSQMLGPGSNLPMGANHMGNTKATTASLQLHMMQQAQQQQPGQMSRKLMMGPSSAVNMGNMVNNVVGLSGIGNVMGIGNVRPMSSPMGSMSGLGNNPNQMSLGMTSNLAAAGLRPGMNAATLAKMRMGLAHQQRVASMYPQTGMVGLPGSGSPILPSSAGLFTNSLNRNNLTSMQRAMMSTMGPPKIPGGNFQLNAQQQMHYQQLQQQQLQQNPQQQQQQLQQLQQLQQQQQLQQQQQMQQQQQQQQQQMGSPLQQAAQVGSPAGSQQSLVMQQQQISPQQMAAMSPQLSSGSLQQVNNNSVGTPGPPQSPQLSSHSQTHGSVSSIANSPMEQLQGSNMGGPGSMQ; the protein is encoded by the exons ATGGGGATCTCGTTCAAGCTATCTAAGGTCGGTGTTCGCGTACAACCGACTGCGCGCTCTGCCGCGCCGGGGTTACCGGCCGCGGCGGAGACGGAGAAGCCCTCCGCCGGTGAGAAGGATGGTTCGAGGCCGGACGCCAAACGCGAG GATGCTATTTTCGAGAGAGCTAATGATGCCAATGGCATCAAGATTTCACCGGCATGCTCTAGGGCGATTTTGCCTG AACATGAGGTTTCTTTCACTTTCAGTCTCTATGATAGAGGTTACCTCATCGCAAAGTCAGCAGTG CTGGATCCTTGCCAGCCCTCTTCTCAGGATGGAAAAACACTACATCCCTATGATAGAGCGTCAGAAAAATTATTTTCT GCCATTGAAGCTGGGAGGCTGCCTGGAGATATTCTTGACGAGATACCAAGCAAGTACTACAATGGATCGGTTATTTGCGAG ATTCGTGACTACCGAAAGCATGCATCGAATCAAGTTCATGCATCATCTGCTGAGTTAGGACTACCTGTGGTGAATAAAGTGCAACTGCAAATGACCTTTGAAAATGTTGTGAGGGACATTACACTGCTATCTGATGATTCCTGGAGTTACAGGGATTTCATG GAGGCAGAGGCACGGATTGTCAAAGCTCTACAACCAGCGCTTTGCTTAGACCCTACACCAAAGTTGGACCGACTTTGTCAGGATCCTGTTCCTCATAAG TTGAACCTTGGTGTGGGAAGAAAGAGGAGGCTGAGGCAAAATCCTGATGTTGTTGTCACATCCAGTTACACATCTCATGGTAAAAAGGTGTGCATCAATAGGGCCCCTGAAAATGCTAAGACAGACGAGGCAGGTATTACAGGTGGCAATGTTACTCACCAAGTCATGTCAGGTGGCTCTCAACAACTTAGACCAACTAGTTCTCAAGATGCTGCCAGAATGCCAATGTTATCCCAATCTGGTATCCAGCCAAATATCAACTATTCTGCTGTTGTGAATGATCGTGCGGTAGGACCTCCTGTCAATTTTACTGGAGTCAATTCAAGCATTTCATCTCAGAACGTGATGTCTTACAATGACAATGGCCTTCTATCTGTGAAGAGGGAACTACCAGAAGCACCACTGCAAGACCCTAAGAGAGTAAAACCAACAATTAGCACTGATGAtatccagcagcagcaacagcggcagcagatACGGTCCCAGTCAGCTACTCTTGGTGGGCAGGACATGCAGTGGAAGAATCAACAGCTGCATCAACAGTTAGATGTCAAGGGGATGCAATATGCTTCGCTGAATGGCCAGAGATACCCTTCTCCAGTGGTGAACAACATGCCAGATTCAGGGGCTTCCTTTTATTTCAACCAGCAGGGTGTGAGATATGGTGCTAAGCAAGAGCAGGTGGATGGCATGGACAGATGCAAAGACCCCTTGCAGGCTATGCCCCCTGAAAATAATGTGCTTGATCAGCAGCAGTCCCATGCTCAACATTTGTCACAGCAAGCAGCAGCGAGAAACAATCAACAGAACATGGCACAGTGGCAGAATCATCGGGTTTCTGTTGAGAAGGACATGAAGAAAGAAGAATTGCTTCAGAGAAGAAAGTTGTCCGCTGCTTCTCGTGTCTCTTCTGCACCAATGGTTCAGTCTCCAGTTTCCTCTAAATCTGGAGAGATATCAAGCAGTTCAATGGGTGGCCAGTTCGGTTCTGCTGTGACATCTGCTGCAATTGGATCACATAAAGACAAGTTTGCAGCAAATTCCAATGCTGCAGTAGGCTACCCTTCTGTGATTTCCAGTCCTAGTGATTCTATGCACCGGATGCAGCAGCCTTCTGCCGCCCCttcaaaaagaaaaacaaattCTGTCCCCAAGACTCAACCAGTTGTGAGCGGTGTAGGGTCTCCAGCCAGTGTTTCAAACATGCATGCTGTACTGAATGCTAGCAGCCCATCAGTTGGGACTGCATCAATGGGTGACCAATCAATTCTTGAGAAATTTACAAAAATTGAAGCTATATCCCATCG GCATCAGCTGCTCAATAAGAAGAACAAAGTTGACAAGTTAGCTCCAAGGAAGCCCATGATTAATGCAAGCCGAGAGAAAGTTGCTACACTTCTCTCCAGTTGCTTTCATACCGAGGACTACAAAGATGAGACAAGGCCTCTTTGTAATTCGATGTTGAGTGGAAGTATAAATTCCTCCAAGACTAGAATACTGAACTTTGTTATGGCCAACCGTGCATACCAAG GTCATACAAAGCCGTTCAGGATCATTTTCAAGGATAAGCCTGATGGGACTGTGGGAATGCAATATGGAGACCCAGAAGATTTTGACAATCAGAACTCACATGAGTGTACACTCATATTACCTACCAAG TACTGCGCTGACTTGCTTGCAATCCAACTTGTTACCCGG ATGGAGAAAGAAGGCTATGATAAGGCAGATGATCAAGTTGTGCTTATCACCCCTCCTAGTAATCTCAGTGCACCATCGGGAATGTTACCAGACAATACATCACATGAAGTGAAACAAGAGGGAGGTATAAGCCAGCAACTTAATGCTGCAGCCCATGCGAATATGGTACCTGGAACCACTTTGCAACAACTTTCTGCCAATAGGATGCTTCCATCGGCGAGTAGCAACCAGGCACTAGCAATGCCGCAAGGTTATATGCACCCCATGTCTCCAAGGAATCAACAAATGGACCAAAATTtgattcagcagcagcagcagcagccacagCTGCAGCAAAATGCGCAATCACAGCTTCAGCAACAAACATCTCTTCCTGTGAACCAGATGCAGAGACCTCAACTGCTTCCAACGAGCCCATTATCTCAGATGCTGGGGCCTGGCTCGAATCTTCCCATGGGCGCAAACCACATGGGTAATACCAAGGCTACTACTGCTTCCTTGCAGCTCCATATGATGCAGCAAGCACAGCAGCAACAGCCAGGGCAGATGTCGAGGAAACTGATGATGGGGCCTAGCTCAGCTGTGAATATGGGTAATATGGTTAATAATGTAGTAGGTCTTAGCGGTATTGGAAATGTGATGGGAATAGGCAATGTTCGGCCAATGTCGTCCCCAATGGGATCCATGTCAGGCTTAGGGAACAATCCCAATCAGATGAGCCTTGGGATGACATCCAATCTTGCTGCAGCTGGGCTTCGCCCAGGTATGAACGCTGCTACTCTTGCCAAGATGCGTATGGGGTTGGCTCATCAGCAAAGGGTGGCAAGCATGTATCCCCAGACTGGAATGGTTGGATTGCCTGGCAGTGGTTCACCAATCCTTCCTAGTTCTGCTGGCCTGTTCACCAATTCACTAAACAGAAACAACCTCACCTCCATGCAGAGGGCCATGATGTCTACGATGGGCCCACCAAAGATTCCAGGTGGTAATTTTCAGCTGAATGCCCAACAGCAAATGCATTACCAGCAGTTGCAACAGCAGCAACTCCAGCAGAAtccacagcagcagcagcaacagttaCAACAACTGCAACAGCTCCAGCAACAGCAGCAactacagcagcagcagcaaatgcagcagcaacaacagcaacagcagcagcaaatGGGGTCTCCTTTACAGCAGGCGGCGCAGGTAGGCTCGCCTGCCGGCTCACAACAGTCATTGGTGATGCAACAGCAACAAATAAGCCCACAGCAAATGGCTGCAATGAGCCCGCAGTTGAGCTCAGGGTCTCTGCAACAAGTGAATAATAACTCTGTGGGGACGCCAGGCCCCCCTCAGAGTCCGCAGTTGAGCTCACACTCACAGACCCACGGATCAGTGAGCAGCATTGCCAACTCTCCAATGGAGCAGCTGCAAGGTTCCAACATGGGGGGTCCTGGTAGCATGCAGTAA
- the LOC127304836 gene encoding protein PHYTOCHROME-DEPENDENT LATE-FLOWERING isoform X2: protein MGISFKLSKVGVRVQPTARSAAPGLPAAAETEKPSAGEKDGSRPDAKREDAIFERANDANGIKISPACSRAILPEHEVSFTFSLYDRGYLIAKSAVPSSQDGKTLHPYDRASEKLFSAIEAGRLPGDILDEIPSKYYNGSVICEIRDYRKHASNQVHASSAELGLPVVNKVQLQMTFENVVRDITLLSDDSWSYRDFMEAEARIVKALQPALCLDPTPKLDRLCQDPVPHKLNLGVGRKRRLRQNPDVVVTSSYTSHGKKVCINRAPENAKTDEAGITGGNVTHQVMSGGSQQLRPTSSQDAARMPMLSQSGIQPNINYSAVVNDRAVGPPVNFTGVNSSISSQNVMSYNDNGLLSVKRELPEAPLQDPKRVKPTISTDDIQQQQQRQQIRSQSATLGGQDMQWKNQQLHQQLDVKGMQYASLNGQRYPSPVVNNMPDSGASFYFNQQGVRYGAKQEQVDGMDRCKDPLQAMPPENNVLDQQQSHAQHLSQQAAARNNQQNMAQWQNHRVSVEKDMKKEELLQRRKLSAASRVSSAPMVQSPVSSKSGEISSSSMGGQFGSAVTSAAIGSHKDKFAANSNAAVGYPSVISSPSDSMHRMQQPSAAPSKRKTNSVPKTQPVVSGVGSPASVSNMHAVLNASSPSVGTASMGDQSILEKFTKIEAISHRHQLLNKKNKVDKLAPRKPMINASREKVATLLSSCFHTEDYKDETRPLCNSMLSGSINSSKTRILNFVMANRAYQGHTKPFRIIFKDKPDGTVGMQYGDPEDFDNQNSHECTLILPTKYCADLLAIQLVTRMEKEGYDKADDQVVLITPPSNLSAPSGMLPDNTSHEVKQEGGISQQLNAAAHANMVPGTTLQQLSANRMLPSASSNQALAMPQGYMHPMSPRNQQMDQNLIQQQQQQPQLQQNAQSQLQQQTSLPVNQMQRPQLLPTSPLSQMLGPGSNLPMGANHMGNTKATTASLQLHMMQQAQQQQPGQMSRKLMMGPSSAVNMGNMVNNVVGLSGIGNVMGIGNVRPMSSPMGSMSGLGNNPNQMSLGMTSNLAAAGLRPGMNAATLAKMRMGLAHQQRVASMYPQTGMVGLPGSGSPILPSSAGLFTNSLNRNNLTSMQRAMMSTMGPPKIPGGNFQLNAQQQMHYQQLQQQQLQQNPQQQQQQLQQLQQLQQQQQLQQQQQMQQQQQQQQQQMGSPLQQAAQVGSPAGSQQSLVMQQQQISPQQMAAMSPQLSSGSLQQVNNNSVGTPGPPQSPQLSSHSQTHGSVSSIANSPMEQLQGSNMGGPGSMQ from the exons ATGGGGATCTCGTTCAAGCTATCTAAGGTCGGTGTTCGCGTACAACCGACTGCGCGCTCTGCCGCGCCGGGGTTACCGGCCGCGGCGGAGACGGAGAAGCCCTCCGCCGGTGAGAAGGATGGTTCGAGGCCGGACGCCAAACGCGAG GATGCTATTTTCGAGAGAGCTAATGATGCCAATGGCATCAAGATTTCACCGGCATGCTCTAGGGCGATTTTGCCTG AACATGAGGTTTCTTTCACTTTCAGTCTCTATGATAGAGGTTACCTCATCGCAAAGTCAGCAGTG CCCTCTTCTCAGGATGGAAAAACACTACATCCCTATGATAGAGCGTCAGAAAAATTATTTTCT GCCATTGAAGCTGGGAGGCTGCCTGGAGATATTCTTGACGAGATACCAAGCAAGTACTACAATGGATCGGTTATTTGCGAG ATTCGTGACTACCGAAAGCATGCATCGAATCAAGTTCATGCATCATCTGCTGAGTTAGGACTACCTGTGGTGAATAAAGTGCAACTGCAAATGACCTTTGAAAATGTTGTGAGGGACATTACACTGCTATCTGATGATTCCTGGAGTTACAGGGATTTCATG GAGGCAGAGGCACGGATTGTCAAAGCTCTACAACCAGCGCTTTGCTTAGACCCTACACCAAAGTTGGACCGACTTTGTCAGGATCCTGTTCCTCATAAG TTGAACCTTGGTGTGGGAAGAAAGAGGAGGCTGAGGCAAAATCCTGATGTTGTTGTCACATCCAGTTACACATCTCATGGTAAAAAGGTGTGCATCAATAGGGCCCCTGAAAATGCTAAGACAGACGAGGCAGGTATTACAGGTGGCAATGTTACTCACCAAGTCATGTCAGGTGGCTCTCAACAACTTAGACCAACTAGTTCTCAAGATGCTGCCAGAATGCCAATGTTATCCCAATCTGGTATCCAGCCAAATATCAACTATTCTGCTGTTGTGAATGATCGTGCGGTAGGACCTCCTGTCAATTTTACTGGAGTCAATTCAAGCATTTCATCTCAGAACGTGATGTCTTACAATGACAATGGCCTTCTATCTGTGAAGAGGGAACTACCAGAAGCACCACTGCAAGACCCTAAGAGAGTAAAACCAACAATTAGCACTGATGAtatccagcagcagcaacagcggcagcagatACGGTCCCAGTCAGCTACTCTTGGTGGGCAGGACATGCAGTGGAAGAATCAACAGCTGCATCAACAGTTAGATGTCAAGGGGATGCAATATGCTTCGCTGAATGGCCAGAGATACCCTTCTCCAGTGGTGAACAACATGCCAGATTCAGGGGCTTCCTTTTATTTCAACCAGCAGGGTGTGAGATATGGTGCTAAGCAAGAGCAGGTGGATGGCATGGACAGATGCAAAGACCCCTTGCAGGCTATGCCCCCTGAAAATAATGTGCTTGATCAGCAGCAGTCCCATGCTCAACATTTGTCACAGCAAGCAGCAGCGAGAAACAATCAACAGAACATGGCACAGTGGCAGAATCATCGGGTTTCTGTTGAGAAGGACATGAAGAAAGAAGAATTGCTTCAGAGAAGAAAGTTGTCCGCTGCTTCTCGTGTCTCTTCTGCACCAATGGTTCAGTCTCCAGTTTCCTCTAAATCTGGAGAGATATCAAGCAGTTCAATGGGTGGCCAGTTCGGTTCTGCTGTGACATCTGCTGCAATTGGATCACATAAAGACAAGTTTGCAGCAAATTCCAATGCTGCAGTAGGCTACCCTTCTGTGATTTCCAGTCCTAGTGATTCTATGCACCGGATGCAGCAGCCTTCTGCCGCCCCttcaaaaagaaaaacaaattCTGTCCCCAAGACTCAACCAGTTGTGAGCGGTGTAGGGTCTCCAGCCAGTGTTTCAAACATGCATGCTGTACTGAATGCTAGCAGCCCATCAGTTGGGACTGCATCAATGGGTGACCAATCAATTCTTGAGAAATTTACAAAAATTGAAGCTATATCCCATCG GCATCAGCTGCTCAATAAGAAGAACAAAGTTGACAAGTTAGCTCCAAGGAAGCCCATGATTAATGCAAGCCGAGAGAAAGTTGCTACACTTCTCTCCAGTTGCTTTCATACCGAGGACTACAAAGATGAGACAAGGCCTCTTTGTAATTCGATGTTGAGTGGAAGTATAAATTCCTCCAAGACTAGAATACTGAACTTTGTTATGGCCAACCGTGCATACCAAG GTCATACAAAGCCGTTCAGGATCATTTTCAAGGATAAGCCTGATGGGACTGTGGGAATGCAATATGGAGACCCAGAAGATTTTGACAATCAGAACTCACATGAGTGTACACTCATATTACCTACCAAG TACTGCGCTGACTTGCTTGCAATCCAACTTGTTACCCGG ATGGAGAAAGAAGGCTATGATAAGGCAGATGATCAAGTTGTGCTTATCACCCCTCCTAGTAATCTCAGTGCACCATCGGGAATGTTACCAGACAATACATCACATGAAGTGAAACAAGAGGGAGGTATAAGCCAGCAACTTAATGCTGCAGCCCATGCGAATATGGTACCTGGAACCACTTTGCAACAACTTTCTGCCAATAGGATGCTTCCATCGGCGAGTAGCAACCAGGCACTAGCAATGCCGCAAGGTTATATGCACCCCATGTCTCCAAGGAATCAACAAATGGACCAAAATTtgattcagcagcagcagcagcagccacagCTGCAGCAAAATGCGCAATCACAGCTTCAGCAACAAACATCTCTTCCTGTGAACCAGATGCAGAGACCTCAACTGCTTCCAACGAGCCCATTATCTCAGATGCTGGGGCCTGGCTCGAATCTTCCCATGGGCGCAAACCACATGGGTAATACCAAGGCTACTACTGCTTCCTTGCAGCTCCATATGATGCAGCAAGCACAGCAGCAACAGCCAGGGCAGATGTCGAGGAAACTGATGATGGGGCCTAGCTCAGCTGTGAATATGGGTAATATGGTTAATAATGTAGTAGGTCTTAGCGGTATTGGAAATGTGATGGGAATAGGCAATGTTCGGCCAATGTCGTCCCCAATGGGATCCATGTCAGGCTTAGGGAACAATCCCAATCAGATGAGCCTTGGGATGACATCCAATCTTGCTGCAGCTGGGCTTCGCCCAGGTATGAACGCTGCTACTCTTGCCAAGATGCGTATGGGGTTGGCTCATCAGCAAAGGGTGGCAAGCATGTATCCCCAGACTGGAATGGTTGGATTGCCTGGCAGTGGTTCACCAATCCTTCCTAGTTCTGCTGGCCTGTTCACCAATTCACTAAACAGAAACAACCTCACCTCCATGCAGAGGGCCATGATGTCTACGATGGGCCCACCAAAGATTCCAGGTGGTAATTTTCAGCTGAATGCCCAACAGCAAATGCATTACCAGCAGTTGCAACAGCAGCAACTCCAGCAGAAtccacagcagcagcagcaacagttaCAACAACTGCAACAGCTCCAGCAACAGCAGCAactacagcagcagcagcaaatgcagcagcaacaacagcaacagcagcagcaaatGGGGTCTCCTTTACAGCAGGCGGCGCAGGTAGGCTCGCCTGCCGGCTCACAACAGTCATTGGTGATGCAACAGCAACAAATAAGCCCACAGCAAATGGCTGCAATGAGCCCGCAGTTGAGCTCAGGGTCTCTGCAACAAGTGAATAATAACTCTGTGGGGACGCCAGGCCCCCCTCAGAGTCCGCAGTTGAGCTCACACTCACAGACCCACGGATCAGTGAGCAGCATTGCCAACTCTCCAATGGAGCAGCTGCAAGGTTCCAACATGGGGGGTCCTGGTAGCATGCAGTAA